TGGAGCACGCTGTCCTGGTTGCTTCCGAGCTGACGGAAGACGATGTTGGCTGGACTGTCGGTCAAGCTCGCGGCTACTCGTGCGGTGGCCCTCGGGGACGTCGAGATCCGTCCTAGTCCCAACGCGTGGAACTGGCCGGACGTCTACGAGGTGGAAAACGCCGCGCAGGACGTCACCGGCGCCGTATGGGCGAAGCTGCGCGGCCTCCAGGACTGGCAGGGGCTCGACGTGGTCGACATCGGCTGTGGTGCCGGGTTTCATCTGCCGGTTTTCGCGGAACGGGCGCGCAGCGTCCTGGGCGTCGAACCGTACCGCCCACTGATCCGCCGTGCCCGGCGCAGGCTCGCGCGTTCGCGGTGCGGGGATTCGGTCCGTGTGGTTCGTGCCGCCGCTCACCGGTTGCCGTTGCCGGCGGGCTCCGTGGATCTGTTGCACGCTCGCACCGCTTATTTCTTCGGCCCGGGATGCGAGGCCGGTCTGGCCGAGGCTCGGCGTGTGCTGCGGTCCGGCGGTGCGTTGGTGATCATCGACCTGGACGGGCGTAGCGCACCGTACGGCGACTGGATGCGCGCCGACCTCACCGGTTTCGACCCCGAGCGGATCGAGCGTTTCTTCGCCTCCCGGGGGTTCGACAGCTTCGACGTCGAGACCCGCTGGGAATTCGACGACCGGAACAGCTTGGAAGCCGTACTGCGGATCGAGTTCTCCCCGCCCGTGGCCCGCCGGGCCGTCGAATCGATTCCCGGGACCGCTCTCCCGGTGAACTACCGGATTCGAATTCGTCGCGCGGAGTGATCGGTTTTCTTCGTTCGGTATCGTGCCGATCGGTCGAATATCCGGTTTCCGTGCGTTCGCGCGTGGTCTCGGCGCGTCGACCGGTTTCGTTCGCCGCGGGCGACCACTGTTCCTGATCCGAATCACCGGTTTCGATCGGGCCCGTTTCGCGGTTGGTGAGTAACCCGAACGGCGCCTTGTCATCCTCGCTTTTCCATGATCGACTGTGTTCGAACGAAGTCGGGGGGCCGTCGCTTCGGAAATTCCGGTTGGTTGGCGGGGAGTGCGGTAACTATGGCTGGGGGACCGGTCGAAACGCTCGTGACTGGATTGGATCGAGTCGCGCGAATGGAGCCCGGCGAGCGTGCCGACGCGGTGCGGGATCTGGACAGGAACTGTCCGATGTACCGATCGCTGCGGAAGACGGTCACCGTGGCGCGGATCGTCGCCTTCGCATCCGGGCTGGCGTTGTGCGTGGCCGTGCTGTTATTGGCCCAGCATTCTCCGATCGAATGGGTGGCGGGGTTCGTGTTCGCGGGGTTGTTCGGTTTCGGATGGGTGGTCGTTCGGCTCACCGACAGCAGGTTCGACCTGTTGCTCGCCGTACTGGGCGCTTACGAAGCCGAGCGGACGAGGGACGGTTCCGCCGTGGAGGACTCGCCGGGGCGTTCCGGTTCCCGGACCGTCGCCGCGGAACGTGCCGCGCCGCTAGGCGAGAGCTCCCGGTATGCCGATCACGATTCCGGGGGCGGCCACCGGTCCCGGGGCGGCTCGGCCTCCGACGACCCCGCGTGACGACTTGCCGGCGCTGCCCCGGTCACCACTACTCCGGTCACCACTACCGCGACCATCACTGTTACGCCCCGGTACTACTACCGATTCGGTGTGGAAGAACTCACCGCTGGACCGTGATGGACAGTGTC
This portion of the Actinopolyspora lacussalsi genome encodes:
- a CDS encoding SAM-dependent methyltransferase (product_source=COG0500; cath_funfam=3.40.50.150; cog=COG0500; pfam=PF08241; superfamily=53335), which produces MLAGLSVKLAATRAVALGDVEIRPSPNAWNWPDVYEVENAAQDVTGAVWAKLRGLQDWQGLDVVDIGCGAGFHLPVFAERARSVLGVEPYRPLIRRARRRLARSRCGDSVRVVRAAAHRLPLPAGSVDLLHARTAYFFGPGCEAGLAEARRVLRSGGALVIIDLDGRSAPYGDWMRADLTGFDPERIERFFASRGFDSFDVETRWEFDDRNSLEAVLRIEFSPPVARRAVESIPGTALPVNYRIRIRRAE
- a CDS encoding putative membrane protein (product_source=COG3462; cog=COG3462; transmembrane_helix_parts=Inside_1_26,TMhelix_27_49,Outside_50_53,TMhelix_54_73,Inside_74_148), with translation MEPGERADAVRDLDRNCPMYRSLRKTVTVARIVAFASGLALCVAVLLLAQHSPIEWVAGFVFAGLFGFGWVVVRLTDSRFDLLLAVLGAYEAERTRDGSAVEDSPGRSGSRTVAAERAAPLGESSRYADHDSGGGHRSRGGSASDDPA